Proteins encoded in a region of the Pangasianodon hypophthalmus isolate fPanHyp1 chromosome 21, fPanHyp1.pri, whole genome shotgun sequence genome:
- the pex5lb gene encoding PEX5-related protein isoform X2 — protein sequence MYQGHAQLGSEHQESRPLLSPSIDDFQSESKSDGATRPVTSNTAVISTALDLVDLSEPCERRWSWERRSPRASSKNSLRRKNTDETELIQVETEQLSPGHLNPERTSLDSVSSSPRDRWDEVSLHPDSAWDGGRKWRYERKRCTSHHSSSELLWSADFKSNLSNKHTLEMSMSMESDPGPTSQRPKLRLGSSLFGRQHSLEEEFVRAKAAVESDTEFWDKMQAELEELARRNWLEDLESKGQTPAKLSPNETGYFFHMNNPYKDWPNAFEEGLQKSREGDLNSAVQLLEAAILQDPQDSEAWQVLGTTQAENENEQAAIVCLQRCLELHPNNLSALMALAVSLTNAGRQQEACEALHRWITHNPTYTHLLQERSALDGSPLPQRRGSSISPIPTLGCSQLVEVLELYQEAVQQNPGCVDPDLQTGLGVLFNLSSEFDKAVDAFNAALSVRPEDYLLWNRLGATLANGDRSEEAVEAYTRALELQPGFIRSRYNLGISCINLGAHREAVNNFLTALNQQRKSRSHQVMSSSIWGALRIALSLMDLPELFHAASIGDLDLLMRAFNMDM from the exons ctggGTAGCGAGCACCAAGAGAGCCGACCGTTGCTGAGCCCCTCCATCGACGACTTCCAGAGCGAGAGCAAGAGTGATGGAGCCACTCGACCGGTCACCTCTAACACAGCAG TCATCTCGACAGCGCTGGACCTGGTGGACCTGAGCGAGCCGTGTGAGAGGAGGTGGAGTTGGGAGCGCCGCAGCCCTCGCGCCTCTTCCAAGAACAGCCTCCGCAGGAAGAATACGGATGAGACGGAGCTGATCCAGGTGGAGACCGAGCAGCTCTCGCCTGGACACCTGAACCCCGAGAGAACCTCGTTAGACTCAG TGAGCAGCTCACCCCGGGACAGATGGGACGAAGTGAGCCTTCACCCAGACAGCGCCTGGGACGGAGGGAGGAAGTGGAGGTATGAGAGGAAGAGGTGCACCTCACATCACTCCTCCAGCGAGCTGCTCTG GTCTGCTGACTTCAAAAGCAACCTCTCCAACAAACACACGCTGGAGATGAGCATGAGCATGGAGTCTGACCCCGGGCCTACATCACAG CGGCCCAAGCTGAGACTGGGAAGCTCTCTGTTCGGCAGGCAGCACTCTCTGGAGGAGGAGTTTGTGCGAGCCAAAGCTGCTGTGGAG TCAGACACTGAGTTCTGGGATAAGATGCAGGCCGAGTTGGAGGAGCTCGCTCGACGAAACTGGCTGGAAGACTTGGAGAGTAAAGGCCAGACTCCAGCCAAGCTTTCGCCCAATGAGACG GGTTACTTTTTCCACATGAATAATCCGTATAAAGACTGGCCTAATGCGTTCGAAGAGGGACTGCAGAAATCCAGAGAGGGCGACCTGAACAGTGCCGTCCAGCTGCTGGAGGCAGCCATCTTACAGGATCCTCAGGACTCCGAG GCTTGGCAGGTGCTGGGCACCACGCAGGCGGAGAACGAGAACGAGCAGGCCGCCATCGTCTGCCTTCAGAG GTGTCTGGAGCTGCACCCGAATAACCTGAGTGCTCTCATGGCGCTGGCGGTGAGCTTGACCAATGCGGGACGGCAGCAGGAGGCGTGTGAGGCTCTGCACCGCTGGATCACACACAaccccacctacacacacctcctacagGAGCGCAGCGCTCTGGACGGCTCACCACTGCCCCAACGCAGGGGCTCCAGCATCTCCCCCATCCCCACTCTCGGATG ctctCAGCTGGTGGAGGTGTTGGAGCTTTATCAGGAAGCCGTGCAGCAGAACCCGGGCTGTGTGGACCCTGATCTGCAGACCGGACTCGGCGTGCTCTTTAACCTCAGCTCTGAGTTTGATAAGGCTGTAGACGCCTTTAATGCAGCGCTGTCCGTACGGCCTGAG GACTATCTGCTGTGGAACCGGCTGGGGGCGACTCTGGCTAACGGAGACCGCAGCGAGGAGGCTGTTGAGGCCTACACACGAGCTCTGGAGCTGCAGCCTGGCTTCATCCGCTCCAGATACAACCTTGGAATCAGCTGTATCAACCTCGGAGCACACAG GGAAGCAGTGAATAATTTCCTGACGGCTCTGAACCAGCAGAGGAAAAGCAGAAGCCACCAGGTGATGTCCAGCAGCATCTGGGGAGCCCTGCGCATCGCTCTGTCGCTCATGGACCTTCCCGAGCTTTTCCACGCCGCCAGCATCGGTGATCTCGACCTCCTCATGCGGGCTTTCAATATGGACATGTGA
- the pex5lb gene encoding PEX5-related protein isoform X1, with translation MYQGHAQGKDSRVVAMMLKEFPRKASSDGNPLLTVTTKLGSEHQESRPLLSPSIDDFQSESKSDGATRPVTSNTAVISTALDLVDLSEPCERRWSWERRSPRASSKNSLRRKNTDETELIQVETEQLSPGHLNPERTSLDSVSSSPRDRWDEVSLHPDSAWDGGRKWRYERKRCTSHHSSSELLWSADFKSNLSNKHTLEMSMSMESDPGPTSQRPKLRLGSSLFGRQHSLEEEFVRAKAAVESDTEFWDKMQAELEELARRNWLEDLESKGQTPAKLSPNETGYFFHMNNPYKDWPNAFEEGLQKSREGDLNSAVQLLEAAILQDPQDSEAWQVLGTTQAENENEQAAIVCLQRCLELHPNNLSALMALAVSLTNAGRQQEACEALHRWITHNPTYTHLLQERSALDGSPLPQRRGSSISPIPTLGCSQLVEVLELYQEAVQQNPGCVDPDLQTGLGVLFNLSSEFDKAVDAFNAALSVRPEDYLLWNRLGATLANGDRSEEAVEAYTRALELQPGFIRSRYNLGISCINLGAHREAVNNFLTALNQQRKSRSHQVMSSSIWGALRIALSLMDLPELFHAASIGDLDLLMRAFNMDM, from the exons ctggGTAGCGAGCACCAAGAGAGCCGACCGTTGCTGAGCCCCTCCATCGACGACTTCCAGAGCGAGAGCAAGAGTGATGGAGCCACTCGACCGGTCACCTCTAACACAGCAG TCATCTCGACAGCGCTGGACCTGGTGGACCTGAGCGAGCCGTGTGAGAGGAGGTGGAGTTGGGAGCGCCGCAGCCCTCGCGCCTCTTCCAAGAACAGCCTCCGCAGGAAGAATACGGATGAGACGGAGCTGATCCAGGTGGAGACCGAGCAGCTCTCGCCTGGACACCTGAACCCCGAGAGAACCTCGTTAGACTCAG TGAGCAGCTCACCCCGGGACAGATGGGACGAAGTGAGCCTTCACCCAGACAGCGCCTGGGACGGAGGGAGGAAGTGGAGGTATGAGAGGAAGAGGTGCACCTCACATCACTCCTCCAGCGAGCTGCTCTG GTCTGCTGACTTCAAAAGCAACCTCTCCAACAAACACACGCTGGAGATGAGCATGAGCATGGAGTCTGACCCCGGGCCTACATCACAG CGGCCCAAGCTGAGACTGGGAAGCTCTCTGTTCGGCAGGCAGCACTCTCTGGAGGAGGAGTTTGTGCGAGCCAAAGCTGCTGTGGAG TCAGACACTGAGTTCTGGGATAAGATGCAGGCCGAGTTGGAGGAGCTCGCTCGACGAAACTGGCTGGAAGACTTGGAGAGTAAAGGCCAGACTCCAGCCAAGCTTTCGCCCAATGAGACG GGTTACTTTTTCCACATGAATAATCCGTATAAAGACTGGCCTAATGCGTTCGAAGAGGGACTGCAGAAATCCAGAGAGGGCGACCTGAACAGTGCCGTCCAGCTGCTGGAGGCAGCCATCTTACAGGATCCTCAGGACTCCGAG GCTTGGCAGGTGCTGGGCACCACGCAGGCGGAGAACGAGAACGAGCAGGCCGCCATCGTCTGCCTTCAGAG GTGTCTGGAGCTGCACCCGAATAACCTGAGTGCTCTCATGGCGCTGGCGGTGAGCTTGACCAATGCGGGACGGCAGCAGGAGGCGTGTGAGGCTCTGCACCGCTGGATCACACACAaccccacctacacacacctcctacagGAGCGCAGCGCTCTGGACGGCTCACCACTGCCCCAACGCAGGGGCTCCAGCATCTCCCCCATCCCCACTCTCGGATG ctctCAGCTGGTGGAGGTGTTGGAGCTTTATCAGGAAGCCGTGCAGCAGAACCCGGGCTGTGTGGACCCTGATCTGCAGACCGGACTCGGCGTGCTCTTTAACCTCAGCTCTGAGTTTGATAAGGCTGTAGACGCCTTTAATGCAGCGCTGTCCGTACGGCCTGAG GACTATCTGCTGTGGAACCGGCTGGGGGCGACTCTGGCTAACGGAGACCGCAGCGAGGAGGCTGTTGAGGCCTACACACGAGCTCTGGAGCTGCAGCCTGGCTTCATCCGCTCCAGATACAACCTTGGAATCAGCTGTATCAACCTCGGAGCACACAG GGAAGCAGTGAATAATTTCCTGACGGCTCTGAACCAGCAGAGGAAAAGCAGAAGCCACCAGGTGATGTCCAGCAGCATCTGGGGAGCCCTGCGCATCGCTCTGTCGCTCATGGACCTTCCCGAGCTTTTCCACGCCGCCAGCATCGGTGATCTCGACCTCCTCATGCGGGCTTTCAATATGGACATGTGA
- the gnb4a gene encoding guanine nucleotide-binding protein subunit beta-4 — translation MSELEQLRQEAEQLRNQIRDARKACSDSSLSQITAGLDSVGRIQMRTRRTLRGHLAKIYAMHWATDSRLLVSASQDGKLIIWDSYTTNKIHAIPLRSSWVMTCAYAPSGNYVACGGLDNICSIYSLKTREGNVRVTRELPGHTGYLSCCRFLDDSQIVTSSGDTTCALWDIETGQQATIFSGHSGDVMSLSLSPDSRSFVSGACDATSKLWDIRDGMCRQSFTGHVSDINAVCFFPNGNAFATGSDDATCRLFDLRADQELMMYSHDNIICGITSVAFSKSGRLLLAGYDDFNCNVWDTLKGERAGVLAGHDNRVSCLGVTNDGMAVATGSWDSFLRIWN, via the exons ATGAGCGAGCTGGAGCAGTTGCGGCAGGAGGCCGAGCAGCTGCGCAATCAGATCCGA GATGCCAGGAAAGCATGCAGCGATTCCAGTTTGTCCCAG ATCACAGCTGGGCTGGACTCGGTGGGGAGGATCCAGATGCGCACGAGACGAACCCTGCGGGGCCATTTAGCCAAAATCTACGCCATGCACTGGGCTACTGATTCCAG gCTACTAGTGAGCGCATCTCAAGATGGAAAACTCATCATATGGGACAGCTACACAACAAACAAG ATCCACGCCATTCCTCTGCGCTCGTCCTGGGTCATGACGTGTGCCTACGCTCCATCTGGGAACTACGTGGCCTGCGGAGGCCTGGACAACATTTGCTCCATCTACAGCCTGAAGACCCGTGAGGGCAACGTCAGGGTCACCAGAGAACTACCCGGGCACACAG GTTATTTGTCGTGCTGTCGTTTCTTGGATGATAGCCAGATAGTCACCAGCTCTGGAGACACCACATG TGCTCTGTGGGACATAGAGACCGGTCAGCAGGCCACCATCTTCTCTGGCCACAGCGGAGACGTGATGAGTCTCTCTCTGAGCCCGGACTCCAGGAGCTTCGTATCGGGAGCCTGCGATGCCACCTCCAAGCTCTGGGACATCCGAGACGGCATGTGCAGGCAGTCCTTTACCGGTCACGTCTCCGACATCAACGCCGTTTGT TTCTTCCCAAATGGGAATGCATTTGCAACCGGCTCAGACGACGCCACGTGTCGCCTGTTCGATCTGCGTGCTGATCAGGAGCTCATGATGTACTCTCACGACAACATCATCTGCGGCATCACGTCTGTGGCTTTCTCTAAGAGCGGCCGCCTGCTCCTCGCCGGCTACGACGACTTCAACTGCAACGTGTGGGACACGCTGAAGGGAGAACGCGCAG GCGTTTTGGCCGGACACGACAACAGGGTGAGTTGTTTAGGCGTGACCAACGACGGCATGGCTGTGGCCACTGGCTCATGGGACAGCTTCCTCAGGATATGGAACTGA